In the genome of Candidatus Cloacimonadota bacterium, the window ATGCCTTATGGTGATCTGGCAAAACAAAAAGTGCAACGGTTTGCAGAAATGGCAGATCTGGAAAAACATAAATGCACGATAGAAGAAATGGAAGAATACGAACCGCACATAAAAATGGGAAGCGTTATTTATTCCGGCGTGGACTACGAGGCAATCGTACGCGAAGCAGAAAAAGAAGCCGACGTAATTGTTTGGGACGGTGGAAATAACGACACGCCTTTCTATACATCTGACAAAGAATTAAATATCGTAGTTGTTGATCCCCACAGACCCGGTCATGAATTATCCTATTATCCCGGCGAAACAAACCTGCTCAATGCCGATGTTATTGTGATCAATAAGATAGATTCCGCAGAACCGGAAGCAATTCAAATTGTGCGTGATAATATCCGCGAATTCAATCCTGATGCAATCGTAGTGGATGGAGCATCTCCTTTAACGGTTGACAAGCCTGAATTAATTCGGGATGCCAAAGTGCTGGTTGTGGAAGATGGACCAACTCTCACTCATGGTGAAATGAAATATGGTGCAGGAATTGTTGCTGCCGAAAAATATGGAGCAGCCGAATATGTTGACCCACGCGACTTTGCAGTAGATTCAATTTCAGATACGTATGATAAATATCCTGAAATCGGCATATTGCTTCCAGCAATGGGTTATGGAAAACAGCAGATTGAAGACCTCGAAAAAACTATTAATGCTGCAGAATGCGATGTGGTCGTTATCGGAACGCCAATAGATTTGAAAAGAATTATTAAGATCAACAAACCGGCAGTTCAGGTTGGTTATGAACTACAAGAAATTGGAAATCCCAAACTAAAAGATATTCTGAAGAAATTTATCTAATATGTTATTTTCTTAGGTTGAAGGAAAAAAATTATGGAAAAACAAGTAAAGCAAACTATTATCGAAAAATTCAAAGTACACGAGACCGACACAGGCTCTCCGGAAGTCCAAGTTGCAATATTAACAACAAGAATCAATGAAATTACGGAACATTTGAAGATTCACAAA includes:
- a CDS encoding cyclic 2,3-diphosphoglycerate synthase, with the protein product MKKRVIIMGAAGRDFHNFNLHFRDNKEFEVVAFTATQIPDIDGRKYPAELAGELYPEGIPIYDEKEIKTLIKDNNIDQVVFAYSDLPDNKVMEKVAIINQAGPDFVLMGLDKSMVKTEKPLVTVCAIRTGCGKSQTTRKVVENLKAMGLKVVSIRHPMPYGDLAKQKVQRFAEMADLEKHKCTIEEMEEYEPHIKMGSVIYSGVDYEAIVREAEKEADVIVWDGGNNDTPFYTSDKELNIVVVDPHRPGHELSYYPGETNLLNADVIVINKIDSAEPEAIQIVRDNIREFNPDAIVVDGASPLTVDKPELIRDAKVLVVEDGPTLTHGEMKYGAGIVAAEKYGAAEYVDPRDFAVDSISDTYDKYPEIGILLPAMGYGKQQIEDLEKTINAAECDVVVIGTPIDLKRIIKINKPAVQVGYELQEIGNPKLKDILKKFI
- the rpsO gene encoding 30S ribosomal protein S15 — encoded protein: MEKQVKQTIIEKFKVHETDTGSPEVQVAILTTRINEITEHLKIHKKDHNSRHGLLKLVGHRRSLLGYLKGIDVRRYRSLIKALNLRK